GAGTGAGCAATTGAGGAGCTTGGAGCTGAATCGTCAAACCTTTTCACCAGTGTGTGAAATACCCAGTGgggtctcccccccccccctacctcGTGCTCAGTGCTGTAATCTGCAGGAATAACTtgtctctgtctgcaggagtcTCCTGGACAGTTGGAAACTAGAGCTTAATTCTGGAGAGGAAATCTGTGCACTCGAGGCAGGACTATGAGATTATGGACTTTATGAACCTGACATGACTGCAGCCCGCaggtgtaaataaaaaacacacaaaacaaatcttaacCTAGCACTGCTGCAAATGTCTTAACTAGTATGTTACTGCAATTTCCAAAGACGTGTTGCATCATGCACTTTACCCACAATAACTAACGGGAAAGATGTTTTATggtatttaactgtaaaaatacaGCACAGGTTGGACAGTGTGTAAATTGCAAACAACAATCAGCGAATGTTCCACATGTTGGAatgcacacacagtgacaaaccTCTACAATCACACTAGTATGGCTCTTTATGCACAGATGGAATGTTTCCAGTGTGAAGTATTCTCTCTTCTGGGTCACTGCTCTTTGTAACGTGCCAGCTCAAGTTGTCAGCGTCACATAGAAAGTCCTGCACAACTCATTTCCATGCCAGGCACAAACAGGGCGACAAAGAAAAGACTGTGGGACAGAGAGGGGCTCAGCCGAGTGGCTGCCATGGGCATCCATGCAAACAGCccactcttttattttttctcctcttttctctcctgcagaACAGTGCGACAGTGTTCGACTGTGCCAGATTCACcgagggggtgtgtgtgtgggggggtgggggggggggggggggtgtgtgtgtcgggggggggggggggggggggggttgcccTCCAGTTATTTATCAGTGCACCCTCGAGGTCGCGCAGCCATCGCCCTACATTTTGCCACAGTCTTTAAATGGCCACATCAGCAGACAGATAATCAGCGAGATAAAGGAGAGCATCTTCCATGCCAGCTCGGGGTGGGAGCGGAGGGGTGGGGTggcgaggaggggggggggtgtgtgtggagggggtgtgtgtgtgagtgtgggacagggagaggggaggggtcCGTATATATATGGAGGCCCCGCGGCCATTCACTGTCCCACGGTCTGCCTGTGCCTCATCACCAGCCGCCCCTCAACCCAACGCCAGCCTGCAGCCATGTCGTTCAACGGAACCTGGAAAGTCGACCGCAATGAGAACTATGACAAGTTCATGGAGAAaatgggtgagtgtgtgtgtgtgtgtgtgtgtgtaggggtgtgagagagagaaagagggtgtgtgtgtgtgtgtgttcacagttTGTAAAGCCATGTTGGATCTCTGCTCTTCTAATGTGTCTGGCCTTGCGATCCCCTGCAGTTAATGACAGTGTGTCTGACTGAGTTGTGTGTTCAAGTGAAGTTTGATCCCTGTATGAATGTTACAAAGTGTAGTGATAAGCTCAAAGCATCTATGGCACCACCCATAACATTCACTGCTGCTGGGCTGAAGTTTATTCTTTGGACTCGGACTCAaactggagaaaagaaaacttctCACTTATCCTTTTCGCACCCATAATGGCAACTCTTCATCCtcatattccttttttttcttcttcttcttccacttcCCTATAACAAGATATTAATGTCATGAAGCGTAAGCTGGCGGAACACGACAACCTGAAGGTCACCATCGAGCAGAACGGGGACAAGTTCCACATCAAGGAGTCCAGCACCTTCCGCACCAAGGACATCGAGTTCACCCTGGGCGTCATCTTCGACTACAGCCTGGCCGACGGCACAGAAGTCTCGGTGAGTGTCCCGAGCCAGACCTCACCACATTTCATAGAGTCAATGCAGCCAGAAACTGGAAAATAAGGCTTATTTTTCACAGTGATGGATTCATCTCTCGTGTGGAGAGAGTAAATGAAGCTGGAAAGGCTGCTGCCAATGAAACTTGGCAACAAGAGCTTCCGTCAACCGaccctttgtgttttttgatcCAGGGTATGTGGGAGATGGAGGGTGACGTGCTCAAGGGCAAATTCACCAGGAAAGACAACAACAAGGTCCTGACAACCACCCGAGCTGTGGTGGGAGGAGAGCTCGTACAGGTCTGTACCTCCGCATGTGGCTCGTCCATCTCAACTCGCTTCCAGTGCAATATGTTAACGTGTCTGAACTAACGCTAACCCCCGTCTCCTCCTCGCAGAGCTACAACTACGAGGGAGTGGACGCAAAGAGGATTTTCAAGAAGCAGTAACCTGCAGCGTGAAGTTCAtatcttattttttatatagACGACACCATTTAGTTTCTTTCCCCTCCCACTAACAACAAGTCATGGCAAAGTCTCGTGGGATTTTACTGCATATACCTCAAAATGTTTTCTGGCAGGAGAATAATGGTCCACAGTGTTTTGCTGCTTGAATACCAATGACACAATGAGTGGGGGACTAAGTGGGGACCCGACAAAAGGCCGATCCGACAACTCCAAACAATCCTGAGAAGAAACGAGGAGGTGAAttaaatcagcagcagcagaaaaaaaaaagcagaagtcATAAATATTAAGTCAAACAAGCTGAGGGAGAACAGCCGTTACCATGTGGCGCCCGAAGGGTCTTaaaagaatcacacacacaaaaaaaacaggatccCAGAAGTGGCCAAACACTTGTTAAAGAGTCAGTTCACACAATTTTTAAAGAACATATTTCTCACTTGGCTATAGTGGTCGctacatgcatatatatatatatatatatataaaacatttaagatTTATTTGTCCAGATTTTGAGAATTATTGGAAGATTTCTATCTGGATCAtagaatggaggaggagggggtttcAGGAATTGGGATGTTGCCATAGAAACTCAACCGTTACAACGTTATTTCGGGATAATTAACAGTTCCTGTCGAAATGCTCATGGATTTTTCAAGGAatttcatgcatgtgtgtttgcggtaattttttttattaaaaatcttCCACCTCCATCATTTTGGGCAAATAAAACCCAAAACTTTGCAAACGATTGTAAGCAGCCACATGCGAGTGGGACACTATGGTCTCTGCGATTTGGGTGAAACAACAGACTTTAACTTGACTAAACTTCAACCTCACACTAATCTCCATCATTGTGAAGCAGCTCCATAACAATCCTGCACGACACGAGAAACTGTTTCGTGTTAACCAGCCAATCTGCACTGATGGCTCATGTCCATTATTCAGTCTGTAACAATAAAGCAATTTTAATATAACACACGagtctattatttatttactttctctcACTGGAGCAATGTGTGCAAAGCCTGATAAATGAATTATAAAAGTCTAACTGATAATGATTTTATAGCCTCCAGGACACTTATATCATGTGTTATCAGTACATCCTGTTTAAATGCAAAGCTCCTGTGTCAGTGAGAACTTTACATGAGTCTTTAAGTGTTGTCACTGGATAAATAAGAACGATTTTTTAAGGAAATATCACATTACGGCAGAATTAAAGTCTTTCTTTCATAACTTGGCTCTGGTTGGATCACATGATGACAGCAGGGTCTTGTGCTGTCATGCgctggcctctgtgtgtgtctgtgtgcgtgtgtgtgtgtgtgtgtgttgtcctcaggtcagacagaaaaacacacgttAGAGAAGTGAGGGTTTCTCACATGACGGGGTCGTGGACGTGCTGTGAATCATGAAGTTCATTCAAGTGGTAAAAACACTCATGGAGTTGCCTTCTTTGCTTTGTCCATGAAGAGCACCCATGCACTGAGCCTCTTTCACCACAAGAGAGCGACCTGTGTCAACTTTATAGTTGCACTCAAATCTTTCagtataataatagtaatataaaatatcaaaataatatttagagtatgaataaaaacatctctTTTGCATTATGAGACATTTAAGGGCACAGAAGATAGACTTTGGATGtcaatgattattattattatgtggaATAACGTGAATTTCACCAgtaacacattcaaatatcatGTTTTGTAGAAAGGGTTGCAGAATagtatggaagcccatttctgccaagaagagaaaataatgaaattgctataaaaaatataaaaatgtatacatGTGCACATTAATCACGAGACGATAACTGATGACTTTTTGTCTTAATGTCAACATTTTGATTATGACTAGGGTCCTGTCTTATTGACAGAAACAGGCTTACTACACTATCAGTTTGAACTCTATAAGACAAGATGAATATTTTCCatcatcttgatcaccacctggtggccgACTGCAGTATGGGTCACCTTGTCCATGTTAATGTATGGGACATGGGccatttaatattaataaattaatataaattttTCTAAACTTGAATTTCTTTCTAAATTAGAAGTACATTTACACAAGTACTGTATTTAAATGGTATTTTAATACATTAgtattaaattgtttaattCTTTATATTTCTATTACATGAGAGAATTGTTGCatcttttacttttcactttatcTGACTaatttttatgcttttattatATGTTTACTAATATTTGTATACTTTGAAATATAGATTTTACATTGATAAAGTATGTTTAACAGGTTATACACAAACCAATAGTAGGCCTATATACAGTGGCTTAAATGTTTTGAACAAAGAACCTCTACTTATAATATAGTAtgagtatttttacattgtggtATTGCTACTTTCACCAAACGAAAGGGTCTGTGTACTTTATTATGGTAGAAGTATCATGTACTGTATAGTGGCTGCTGTAATGTCTTATCCTGACCATTGGGGAGCGCTGTGGAGCTCTTATCTTTTCTGAGGGTGAGGGCCTCAGTCATCCTATGATGTCATCCTCAGTCAAGTTATCAtatgacacacacgcacacacgcacgcgcacacgcgcacacacacacacacacacacacacacacacacacacacaactagaCAGTCATTGGATCTGCACtcagatgaaattaaaataatatctcTTTGTACTTATCTGGATTCAAAGAGCGGATTGTACAAGCATGAAATCAGTGGGAGGCAGGGAAGTGGTGGGAGAGGGTCAGATCCCGGTGTTGTGATTGGGTGCAGGGGCCCACCCAAgggaagcggggggggggtgggggagcttcagatgagagaaaagaggaggagaaaaatagTGGACGGTGAAAAAGTCTGAGAGCGGGGGCACGAGGGGAGAACTGGGAGAACTGGTGCAGGGAAGCAAATCACCCCACCACCATAATCACCCCCTGCTGTGAAATCAAACGCCCTGACTCACTCTGAACTTGTCAGCTCATCGTGAAAGAGTGTGTAACGATTCACCAGACATCATCATTAGGGAGTGTCGGGGCTTTTGGTCGGTGTAATGTTTCCAAGAAGAAACCAGCCCCTGTTGGGCCCGTCCCTGTTTAGACAATGACTGtgcagagtctgtgcagtgcaGCTGAATGATGAGTCACCAGTTAGTCGGCGCTGAATACTGTATCTGAGCTGTATTTAACATCATGAACTATCTCAACCTTTACTACAGGAGGTATTTGCCACAGTAGCAACAATGGCTAAGAGAGAATAATGACTCAGGACATTTTTTCGGCATCATGGTTCCCAGATGATTTCTCTGGCAGACCTGGAAACATCTCCTCTGTGCCCGTCCCTCCTCTCAAGGCTGATTCTGTCGGTTCCTTCAGGTTAAAAGTGactatttttatttccacagtCGCCAAGTGCTTGGTCACtatgggaactgttgggtttctttaTAATtacaatgtaaagtgccttcaATAATGCATGTTATGATTTAGCACTAGACAAAAAGAATGCGCCCCAATGAGCGGATTTACAGTACCTTCGATAGGGAGCTGCTAGGCCTCTATCTCGCCATCCGACACTTTCGTTTCCTGTTAGAGGGCCGAAGTTTCACAGCGTACGTGGACCACAAGATATACAACATGTGGCAGGCAAGCACAACCCGGTGGCTGACTGCCTCTCCCGAGCGGTTGCTGGAGCCGTCCAATTTGGTGTGAATTCTGGGGGGACATATGTAGTGGACACGTGATAAGACAGAGTTCACCAAAGGCTGTGACATTGGTTTACACTAATTGATTGCACTATGTGGTTTGTGCGCTGTGGGGTTACCAAGGTAACAAGGGCACTGGGAGTGGTTAAAAGCGGATGTTGGGTGACACCCGGAAGTGCTCTGTATTGTGGAAATGTTTATGAAATAAAACGCACGCCGAGAGGTGCATAAAAACGAGAGATCTCCGGACTACTTCATCCCATCGACTCCAACAATGTATTCAATTgaaaaggacacatttgaagTTAACGCTATTTGTAATTTGAACACTCATCCTTGTGGCCCAgacaaaaatgcaaatgtgggCCTAGTTTGGAAAACATGCGTTGCTCTCCACAAGGTGTAATCTAGATGTGGACGTAAAGCAGCCCATGTGGTAATAGCACAAAGCTAATTTGGGTCACCTGTGGTCGACAGGTGGTATAGCGATAGCTTACTTTTGGCCCAGATCGGGCAAACAGGAGGTACGTGGGCCGGATGTGGgtcaaatctgggccaaaacaacTTTGCTATGGGGGGAaacatcatcaggtcaaaagaCAGGTTTGTCCTACTTTCTTTTATGACTATTAACCAAACAAGAAGATCTCTACTTCTCACTTATTGATAATTAGCAAGCTGTTAGCGTGCAAATCCACTAAAGTAAAACAAGAACCAGAGCGTTAACTTGACAAAGGACACACTTTGGATCAACATCCAGGCACCGTCTGTAACAGCCGCGGATGATAACATATCACGGTTGCCTAAAACACCGAGCAGCGGTCGGTGAGCCAAGCAAAACAGTTGATAgggagatgaaaacaaaaacaccggCTCTGGATCGTCTGCGTCATGGATGAATCCAGAGATGAAGATTTGTAGTGTCGACTCTTCGGTACGGACATTTGGTCGGAGGAGGATGAGTGACAGGGGACGGGAACACGTCTTTAATGGACTGGTCAAAGGGAGTAACAACATTACAAAGTGTTGCCGGTCGGACGTGTGCATGCAAGTCCATCGCACACCAACATTTCCGTCCCCCACTCTGCTGTGCTCCGACACCCTGTGTGAAAACCCTCAGGCGTGGACGAGTGAGTGTCATGTGAGAGGCTGGTGTGTTCCACCTGGTGTGACCGAGCAGGACAGGAAGAAGGCAGCGGAGAGAGGAAAGTAAATTGGCTGTGGCCTGTGTCTCAGGAGTGGCCGGCCCCTGGGTGAGGTGGGCTATTCTTATAGAGGGCAGTGAGAGGTCTGCGGCTCCCCTGCTACACAAACCACTTTATAAGAAGCCACATCATGTTGTCACGGCCTCCTGGGAACGTGGGGGAGGTGTTATCCAATGACAAGTGTGAGAGAGGAATTAAGCCTCAGTGCAGGTGGACGTCTACGTGACTTAACTCACCTTAAATATGGAGGAGCTATCCTGACAAACGCTTACGATTATCTCATCAATTAACgaattatattttaatgaaaCTAAACTTTGTGACtttgacttttcctttttttccccacgtGTGCTAACTGTTTAATTTAGTCAGCCTAAATTAAAACAGTAGCCAAACACAAAGCTAGCTACCAACCTGAAGCTGTATTTCCCATGAAAACATCATGCTCGCTattgtttttcccccttttttagATTTCACTTAAATTACAGCATTATCTTCGGGCAACATTACGTCTTTACTCCTAATTGAGGACATAACGGGGAGACAAAGAGAATTTCTTCTGAACTCAAAATCAAGAAATCGCGTCAGTAAAGCTGAATTCtctatttttcatttgacattcctattttgaatatttattttgatgatgTAATAATATCACTATCTCCTCTTCTAACTGTGTCTTGTCAGTTTTGATACTCCAAACCTCTGTACATTTAAACGCTGAAGAATCACAATAACATtcacagagagaacaaaagtGTGTAATCACGACAACGAGGATGACGTCAATTTTTAATGGCGGACGGCCTGAAATGtcttcatttaacatttttataaaaacttcTCATTTTGATCACCTTTTTTTGGGGGagtttcaaacaaacacacctctgCAATTCACTGAAATACAGTTTCTCTCCTTACAGCGGCTAGAGTACATAAATATCAACAGTACTGTATGCATttaaggaaaagaaaagaacacacacatgccgtgaacatgcacagaaaacacacaggtatGCACACGGTATACTGAAACGAGGGAGGAGTAGTTTTCATCTACGAAAGGAGGGATCATCATGTTCGTTTCCAGGAACTTCTGTACCGTACTGctgacaaaatacacaaatcgATCCATTCGTTCAAAGAGCATGTTTTTCTCTGGATTTCACAGTGAAGATAAAACAGTATTCATATATCACATACAGTTTGTTCCAATCAGtcagatacaaacacaaaatgaagcTCTAGGAAAAAATGAACCCTACCGTAAAATGAATATACAATTAAACTTACAATAATACTTACAATGAATTATATGATGGGCATCTTCTATGAAATTCCAAAACTTGATAcccattaaaaaacacacacacgcacacacacacacacacaccttataaATACTTAGAAATTTGGTGCCACACTCGGCGTCAAAAATGTCCGTAAAAGCAAAATCTGCTTAGAATCAGTCGATATGATGTGCGTgcatattatcattattattaattacaaACACTGACTATATGATTCGACCAGTTCAACATGATTGTACACATCTGGGCTAAAACGTCACCGGGAAAAaggttgtttcagttttttttgaTTGTCACATCACTGTGAAATGTGACTTCGCCTCGCCAGGAAAGTAAAAGTCTCacaggttttttgtttttgtgcaaatgTGACACGAACGAGAATTTTGGCGTCAAAATGTCACAGGAACATTATCGCTCGACATGTCGTACAGTAAAGACATTATTGCAGGCCCAGAACACACAAGATTACAAAAGATGtgttgggttgtttttttttgctctctgcGCTCCAATCACCAGTATGTAAATTCAGAATTTACAAAAGCAGGTTGAGTCACATTGGCTCCCTAAAAATagacaaaagagacaaattGCCTAAAGTGAATATCTTCTCCGTTTCAGAGTGGCTCTTTGGAGTGACACCAAAAGAGACATTAAGCAAATATAACGTCACACTTCATAAGAAATCAGATTGAGGACTACAAAGCAGTCAAAAAACGGAATAACTCCACTCGCCTAGAAAGCTctccagtgtaaaaaaaaatgcctttgGTCTTTTATGTCTCCATACTGTGCTGCCGTCCTGCTGCTAGACAATGAAGAGACATCTTCCCTAATTATAGCAGGACTCAGTTTGCCATGTTTTGCAGTCTctgggggacgggggggggggtcactctTCCTTCACCACCGATGGCTTATTCCTGTCAatgccttttttgtttttacacgtCTGATTACGTCAAACTGCAAAATGATGAGTTGGATCAGGCGTCGACTGCTCGGTTGAACCACAGCACATCGGACTAATACGTTTTCCTTCATCGGGTAAAAGACgccaacacaaagacacacacggGCAAATCTAAGTCCACACAGTATGTAGAGAAGACAAAAGCAAACCGACAGGGCTGCTTTGGTTTAGCAGGGAGACACGCCATTTTATAATGGCACTAAAGAGAGAGGGcccaaaacaaaaccataaacAGGAAAAGTTCCTCACACACttcaacacaacataaaaccaatcaaacatttcaaacatcgTCTGGATTACAAAAATacctttttgtatttctttaaaatatctaaaaatgtacagcattgtttttttttcttcttttttttgcaaagtCATGCTTCAACATGtatttaataatcataataacattaatatgaATGATATACacaatagtaataattatagtaatataataacattatcGAGCAGTGCTTTAGCCGCACGTCCACACGTTTAGCTCACGTCTGGCCTTGCAAAGTGACTgcataataaaaatgtattggcACCTCCTTTGGTGGGCTTGTCTTTACACTTGCATTACATACAGAACACAAAGCAAGAGAGCGGCTAATGTTGGGCTACGTCCACACTGATACGCTTAAGTTTTAAAACGGCTTTAAAAGAAATTATCACCGACCAGATGAGCGATTTCGCTGCGATTCAGATACGTACACACCTGAAAACTCATCACATGACCTTTTAGATATTGTGTAAATAGGAAGCAGATTGGATTTGGTTGCCTAGTTGCAGACAAACAACAGTTCACAGTCCCATTCGCACTTATGGTcagtttagagtctccaatcaacctaaccccaatcggcatgtctttggactgtgggaggaagctggagaaaactcatgcagacacggggagaacatgcaaactccacacaaaaaGGCCCCGGCCGACCTAGGATTCAGACCATgaacctttttgctgtgaggtgagttaaccactgcaccaccatgccacCTCAAAGGAGAAACAGCAAAACTAAGaccagggatttcttttcttggaccaaTGACAAGTTGGTACCCTTATATTTCATCACCCATGTTGCATTGACCACTGGGGATCGAGGcggatgtgtttgtttgttttcttcagggtCACGTGTAGCGTGGACGGCAGGCGTAAGCGTAGCAACAGCCATGTGTTTTCAAAACTTAAACGTACCAGTGTGGATTGTAGCCTCAGACAGTCACTGCAGTCGAGTGGTAAACAAAGGGGCGTGCCCGGTACCTTTTCACAGAGTGGTCAGTGGAGGTGGGGCCAAAGCACTGCCAGTAAATCTAGAGTATGTAACAGTATAAAAAAAGAGTTGGAGGGACTTTGGGGACGGTGGTGGGGGGTCTCGATGTGTGATGGAGGCTGGGGTCTAGAATGTCCTGAGGCCcatgaggctgctgctgcctgagagagagacagagagagagagagagagagagagagagagagaaggaggaggagagagtcaGAAAGAAAAGGGGTGAGGTTGTCATGGTCACCGCACACAAACCTTGGGcactaatgaaaacacaggGGATCATGTGGAACTGGTGCAAGACTCACTCACACGCCTattaaacccacacacacacacacaaaggtagATATTGTATTGTAGACGCAAAAACACTAACACAAAATGTTTCTTGTGTTCTCCTCCATTTCTCACACTTGTCTCTGTGATGccaagaccacacacacagacatacacacacacacacaaacacacttttatcCCACAAATAACACTGCGATGCTGGGTgtgttttcaaaacattttctgtggAACACACAAGAGATGAAAGTTGACACGCTGTCAATATGGCTCGGTGGGGTTATGTTCATGCCAGCAGATGTCGTTGGCAGTGCGAtactgccccccctcccccaaataaataaataaataaataaactgggATTTCACAGCTTTTCCACAAAATCTACACACGGGGATCAACCCCTGTCCCAGGAGGCCGAGGCTCGCTGGTTTGGCAGTGAGGTGAGATTTACACCTTTTGTCCTCCCCTGCCGGGATCAATGTTGGGATCACCGTAAAGTCCGAGCCACAGatcccgttcagacctggtattaacatgcaTCCTGAGGGACGGACAGCGCTAACTGCAGGTCTGAATGtgtcctgagatccgatcagTGTGTCCCAAACCACATGGTGGTCTGGGACACACGTGGCCAACTTCTTTTGAACAGAAATGcatggacacatctgtaaactcagtctgggtaaaaacaacattatttgatCTAC
The genomic region above belongs to Hippoglossus hippoglossus isolate fHipHip1 chromosome 18, fHipHip1.pri, whole genome shotgun sequence and contains:
- the LOC117751816 gene encoding fatty acid-binding protein, intestinal-like; this encodes MSFNGTWKVDRNENYDKFMEKMDINVMKRKLAEHDNLKVTIEQNGDKFHIKESSTFRTKDIEFTLGVIFDYSLADGTEVSGMWEMEGDVLKGKFTRKDNNKVLTTTRAVVGGELVQSYNYEGVDAKRIFKKQ